The Syntrophorhabdaceae bacterium sequence GGGATGGCGTCCACGGTATGGGGCTTCCGCCTCCATTCTTTGCACTGACGGCGCAGGAGCACATGATGCACTATGGCACAACAAAAGAACAGTTGGCCGCTGTCTCAGTGGCAAACTACAACTATGCGACAACAAACCCTGTTGCCCAGATGCAAAAGGCCCTGACGCTGGAAGAGGCGATGAATGCTCCTGTCGTTGTGCCTCCTCTTACGCTCTATGATTGCTGCCCGATCACAGACGGCGCGGCAGTATGCATCATCACAACAGATGAGATTGCCAGGAAGTTTACCGACAGACCTCTCGTGTATATCAGGGGCACTGCCCAGGTATGTCTGAACAGTGTTTCGGCCAATTTCCCGGGTGTCCATCTTGCAGACTGGAAACACACAAGGATAGCGGCAGAAAAGGCATATACAAGGGCAAAGGTTTCGGCCAGTGACATTAAGGTTGCCCAGACACATGACTGTTTCTCGATTTCAGAGGTTATCGAGGTCGAAGATCTCGGTTTCTGTAAGAAGGGTGAAGGCGGGGAGTTCTGCGGTTCCAAACAGATAGAGATCGGCGGGAAGGTCCCCATCAATACCGATGGTGGGTTATTAGCGTGCGGGCACCCATTCGGCGCAACAGGTATCAGGCAGGGCACCGAGATCATGAAACAGCTCCAGGGCAGGGCTCGTCACCAGGTGAAAGATGCCGACATCGGACTTACCCACAACCTGAGCGGGGCCAACGCTGAGCATACCATCTTAATCTATGGAAAAGAACCAGTAAAATAAGGAGGAAAACATGGCTGTTCTGGGAATCCCAATACTTGAAGATCTTTATCCATCAACGATGGATATGTGGCCTCTTGAGGCAAAAGAGTTTAACAGGAACTGGATGTTTTATGAAAACCTGAAACAGGGGAGATTGACGACGACAAAATGTAAAGACTGCGGTCTTGTTTCATATCCCCCCAGGGTAATATGCCCGGAATGCTACTCCGAAAACCTTGAATACATAGATCTGCCGAAAAAGGGCAAGGTCATCGTCTTTTCGGAAGAAGTGAAAGGCGTTCCACTCGGATTTCAGTCTCCGCTTATCCATGCGGTGATTGATCTCGGCGTTGATCCCGCAAGAAGGGTGTTGAGCAGAATTACCAATTGCGCGGCAGGTACATTGCAACGGGGCGATGAGGTCCAGCTTGCGGTATTTCCGGTCCCTGCACTGCCCATAGACAAGGGCAAACTGGGAACCATCATGTCGGAGAGGGTCTTTTTTGCCTTTGAACCGGTAAAGAAGTAAAACGAACAAAGGATAGAAAACAATTAAGTGGAGCGGCAACCCCGCTCCACTTTTTTAATCCTGCCCCTAAAAATGCACTCCTATATTTACAATATTTGCATTGATCGACCTGTTTGGTCTTTCTGTATTGCCATTTGAGTAATGGCGGAACCTGTTCTCTATAAAATAATTATTCCAACGGTAACCAATACCTCCTTGCAGGATGAGCAACAGGTGTGTTCCCTGTTCCTCAAACGCGATGGTCGTATACGCAGCCCCTGTCCCCAAAGTGGCAAAAAAACTGTTCTTGTT is a genomic window containing:
- a CDS encoding thiolase family protein, with the protein product MARNAVILAGGQCKWGVREAHLVDLFQEAAKACFDDIPTLKPKDVDGLIVASSYAGRCSFQVNTAPVIAERVGVKPTSICTRCDTLCAGGSTGIILAMGLVQAGAADIVMVAGGEKLYTPQKWEVFYSELASVDHDWDGVHGMGLPPPFFALTAQEHMMHYGTTKEQLAAVSVANYNYATTNPVAQMQKALTLEEAMNAPVVVPPLTLYDCCPITDGAAVCIITTDEIARKFTDRPLVYIRGTAQVCLNSVSANFPGVHLADWKHTRIAAEKAYTRAKVSASDIKVAQTHDCFSISEVIEVEDLGFCKKGEGGEFCGSKQIEIGGKVPINTDGGLLACGHPFGATGIRQGTEIMKQLQGRARHQVKDADIGLTHNLSGANAEHTILIYGKEPVK
- a CDS encoding zinc ribbon domain-containing protein, translated to MAVLGIPILEDLYPSTMDMWPLEAKEFNRNWMFYENLKQGRLTTTKCKDCGLVSYPPRVICPECYSENLEYIDLPKKGKVIVFSEEVKGVPLGFQSPLIHAVIDLGVDPARRVLSRITNCAAGTLQRGDEVQLAVFPVPALPIDKGKLGTIMSERVFFAFEPVKK